From one Dehalobacter sp. 12DCB1 genomic stretch:
- a CDS encoding adenosylcobinamide amidohydrolase produces the protein MLLWTYETGDTVERYKDSIIIFFKDDRKVLSTAHLNGGYRENLKFVFNHDINSGMGLTCDITPTVYEEHMKLIATELGLDPEASAGLLTAAAMNNAAIRTASYEDLTVTAVVTGGIEMNGGRIGDPAFFHERQGETVNIPAGTINILLYINADLPEETLTRALVTCTEAKTAALQELMAGSCYSRGIATGSGTDGTVIICNSNSGSRLFYAGKHSKLGELIGITVKQAVKEALFLQTSLCPVCQFSLLNRLKRFGINEETLWQEYQKGIGVLECQGSTSRTGVPNQAESRKPGSLDKQKFLNRLIKIEREGELVVPATLYVHLMDQLDWQLLSPAQAASEGKIIIERLRRSYDLPDDFLNDFLISYSSVDDAITAMSHCFAVLTVRIIAAAKFD, from the coding sequence TTGCTTCTGTGGACTTACGAAACAGGTGATACCGTTGAGCGCTATAAAGACAGTATCATTATTTTTTTCAAGGATGACCGCAAGGTTCTGAGTACCGCCCATTTGAACGGTGGCTACCGTGAAAACCTGAAATTTGTTTTTAACCACGATATTAATTCGGGAATGGGCTTGACGTGTGACATCACTCCAACCGTCTATGAGGAACATATGAAGCTGATTGCCACGGAATTGGGTCTTGATCCTGAAGCCTCCGCAGGTCTTCTGACAGCTGCTGCCATGAATAATGCGGCTATTCGGACAGCAAGCTACGAAGATCTGACCGTCACCGCAGTGGTAACCGGCGGCATCGAAATGAACGGCGGCCGGATCGGTGATCCAGCTTTCTTCCATGAACGGCAGGGGGAAACGGTAAACATTCCGGCTGGAACGATTAATATTCTGCTGTATATCAATGCCGATCTTCCGGAAGAGACCCTGACCCGAGCACTTGTGACTTGTACAGAAGCCAAAACGGCTGCCCTGCAGGAGCTTATGGCAGGCAGTTGCTATTCTAGGGGCATCGCCACAGGATCAGGCACAGACGGGACGGTCATCATCTGCAACAGCAACTCTGGCTCCAGGCTCTTCTATGCCGGCAAACACAGCAAATTGGGAGAACTGATTGGAATCACCGTCAAACAAGCTGTGAAGGAGGCTCTTTTCCTGCAGACCAGCCTATGTCCGGTCTGCCAGTTCAGCCTGCTGAACCGCTTAAAAAGATTCGGTATCAATGAAGAAACCCTCTGGCAAGAATACCAGAAGGGCATCGGTGTCCTGGAATGTCAGGGATCCACGTCTCGAACAGGAGTTCCGAATCAAGCGGAATCGAGAAAACCGGGATCGCTGGATAAGCAAAAGTTCCTGAACAGGTTAATAAAGATAGAACGCGAAGGGGAACTAGTGGTCCCGGCTACGCTCTATGTCCATCTGATGGATCAATTGGACTGGCAGTTATTATCGCCTGCCCAGGCCGCCTCCGAAGGGAAAATCATCATTGAACGTCTCAGGAGAAGCTATGATTTACCGGATGATTTTCTGAATGATTTCTTAATTTCCTACAGCTCCGTTGACGATGCCATAACGGCAATGTCCCATTGCTTTGCAGTGCTAACAGTAAGGATCATTGCTGCAGCGAAGTTCGACTAG